In Panacibacter ginsenosidivorans, the following proteins share a genomic window:
- a CDS encoding (4Fe-4S)-binding protein: protein MPVKTHKYSNGEVTVVWKPDVCIHSAICFRGLPDVFNPKNRPWVEINGASTDKIIDQVRKCTSGAVSYFMNAEKNDEE, encoded by the coding sequence ATGCCTGTAAAAACACATAAATATTCCAACGGAGAAGTTACTGTTGTTTGGAAACCCGATGTTTGTATTCATTCAGCTATTTGTTTCAGGGGATTGCCTGATGTGTTTAATCCGAAAAATAGACCCTGGGTAGAAATTAATGGTGCTAGCACAGATAAAATTATTGATCAGGTTCGCAAATGTACGAGTGGCGCGGTGAGTTATTTTATGAATGCAGAAAAGAACGATGAAGAATAA
- the kdsB gene encoding 3-deoxy-manno-octulosonate cytidylyltransferase encodes MKKVALIPARYAATRFPAKLMQVLGNKPVIRHTYDNTIATGLFDEVIVATDSDIIFNEITQHGGKAVMSKRPHESGSDRIAEAVADMNVDIVVNVQGDEPFVKREPLKKLLHVFEVDEGKKVQVASLMQVLKEQQYIEDPNYVKVAVDKNCNAIFFSRSVIPYPRNKEMAITYYEHIGVYAFRKQALINFTNWPMTPLESAEKIECLRYLENGIPLKMVVVDYMGVEIDTPEDLARAAKYL; translated from the coding sequence ATGAAGAAAGTTGCATTGATTCCTGCACGTTATGCGGCTACCAGATTTCCTGCCAAGCTGATGCAAGTGCTGGGTAATAAACCTGTGATAAGACATACTTACGATAATACAATTGCCACCGGTTTGTTTGATGAGGTGATCGTTGCAACGGACAGCGATATTATTTTCAATGAAATTACACAGCATGGTGGCAAAGCGGTAATGAGTAAAAGACCGCACGAAAGTGGCAGCGATAGAATTGCGGAAGCTGTTGCAGATATGAATGTGGATATAGTAGTGAATGTGCAGGGTGATGAACCATTTGTAAAACGTGAACCGCTAAAAAAACTCTTACACGTTTTCGAAGTTGATGAAGGAAAAAAGGTGCAGGTAGCAAGTTTAATGCAGGTGTTGAAAGAACAACAATACATAGAAGATCCTAATTACGTGAAAGTAGCCGTTGACAAGAATTGCAATGCCATTTTCTTCAGCCGTTCTGTAATTCCTTATCCCCGTAATAAAGAGATGGCCATTACTTATTACGAGCATATTGGTGTGTACGCATTTCGTAAACAGGCATTGATAAATTTTACCAACTGGCCCATGACTCCACTTGAATCTGCAGAAAAAATTGAATGCCTGCGCTATCTTGAAAATGGCATTCCGCTTAAGATGGTTGTTGTTGATTATATGGGTGTAGAGATAGATACACCGGAAGACCTGGCAAGGGCAGCAAAATATTTATAA
- a CDS encoding TolC family protein has product MKKFLVVLLLISFQAKAQQRLTLEEAINIALKNSFDIQLAKNNVEANTILNNYGVAGGYPTVSATANDNEQITSLNQKLSNGTNTNKSGVAANNLTAGVTGSILLYNGMRVVTTKKRLEQLQQQSEQLLNVQIQNTIALVMTQYYDVVRQQSYLKTLNASIDAASQRLEIVKAQQSAGYANNADLFQSQLDLNTLQLSKQAQLVIIDQAKTDFLTSLNLKTDSTITINDTIITGKNILLDSVLNNLPASPEVIAAEQQININQLVEKEITAQRYPSLRLNTGFNYNRSQSAAGFTLLNQTYGPTFGLNLSIPIYNGSAYKRQQRVAEIDTKNAKIQKESLLKDNESNAVKKYQSYASALEQLETQKENYSLAQQLLDLVLKKFELRNATIVDVKNAQQTFENAGYLLVNLNFVAKSAEIELKRLSNRLDF; this is encoded by the coding sequence ATGAAAAAATTTCTTGTCGTATTATTATTGATCAGCTTTCAGGCAAAAGCACAACAAAGACTTACCCTGGAAGAAGCGATCAATATTGCATTGAAGAACAGTTTTGATATTCAGCTTGCGAAAAACAATGTAGAAGCAAACACTATATTAAATAACTATGGTGTGGCGGGCGGGTATCCAACAGTATCTGCTACGGCAAATGATAATGAACAGATCACCAGCCTCAATCAAAAATTGAGTAATGGCACCAACACAAACAAGAGTGGTGTTGCTGCAAACAATCTTACAGCTGGTGTTACCGGAAGTATTCTTTTGTACAATGGAATGCGTGTGGTAACTACTAAAAAAAGGCTTGAACAATTACAACAGCAAAGCGAGCAGTTGCTAAATGTTCAGATTCAAAATACGATCGCATTGGTGATGACGCAATATTATGACGTGGTACGCCAGCAGAGTTATTTAAAAACATTGAATGCTTCTATAGATGCTGCGTCGCAACGCCTCGAAATTGTAAAAGCACAACAGTCTGCAGGCTATGCTAATAATGCAGACCTGTTTCAATCGCAGCTTGACCTGAATACTTTGCAATTAAGTAAGCAGGCACAACTGGTAATTATTGACCAGGCAAAAACAGATTTTCTGACTTCATTAAATCTGAAAACCGACAGTACCATAACCATAAATGATACCATTATTACCGGTAAAAATATTTTGCTGGACAGTGTACTGAATAATCTTCCTGCAAGCCCTGAGGTTATTGCAGCAGAACAACAGATTAACATCAATCAGCTGGTAGAAAAAGAGATCACTGCACAACGTTATCCATCGCTGCGTTTAAATACGGGGTTTAATTACAACCGCTCTCAAAGTGCTGCAGGATTTACATTACTGAATCAAACATACGGCCCAACCTTCGGATTAAATCTCTCTATCCCAATTTATAATGGCTCTGCATATAAGCGCCAGCAGAGAGTGGCTGAGATAGACACAAAGAACGCAAAGATCCAAAAAGAGTCTTTACTTAAGGACAATGAATCCAATGCTGTAAAAAAATACCAGTCTTATGCAAGTGCCTTAGAACAATTGGAAACGCAAAAAGAAAATTATTCACTCGCACAACAATTGCTTGATCTTGTATTGAAAAAATTCGAGCTTAGAAACGCCACAATAGTTGACGTAAAAAATGCACAACAAACTTTTGAGAATGCCGGGTATTTATTGGTTAACCTGAATTTTGTTGCTAAGTCTGCGGAAATAGAATTAAAACGTCTTAGTAATCGTCTTGATTTTTAA
- a CDS encoding efflux RND transporter permease subunit has translation MNISELSLKRPVLATVMNLAILLFGVVGYTFLALRDYPAIDPPIINVRTSYVGANADIIESQITEPIEKEVNGIPGIKSITSSSQVGSSNITVEFNLDVDLETAANDVRDKVSQAQRSLPQDIDAPPVVSKADANGDFIILMAIQSPTKSLLELSDYAENVLQQRLQTINNVSAINIFGQKRYAMRIWLEPDKMSAFNISYTDINDALNKENVEIPAGKIYGNNTELTIRTLGRLTTEQQFNDVVITENATGIVRLGDVAKIELGPEVLEQSWKYNGVNAVGIAVIPQPGANYVKITDEFYKRLAEIEQSNKSDIVFHVLNDNSKLVRQSISEVEETLLISFSLVVLVILFFFRNFLIAIRPLIDIPISLVATFFIMYLAGFSINILTLLGIVLATGLVVDDGIVVTENIFRKLEHGFPIRKAALEGSKEIFFAVISTSITLAVVFLPVIFLEGFVGSLFREFGIVVAAAVLISAFVSLTITPVLNVYLTSKNAQHGWFYKKTEPFFAGMENGYKRTLQRFMKVRWMAWVIIAICGIIIWFVGSQLQSELAPMEDHNVVRFSLTGPEGTSYDKMQSISDSVVNFLYDSVPERDFVFAATPGFSGTGANSGFGRLGLTPSADRVRSQNEIAQDVSKKVSRFNDARIFAIQEQTIAVGFGSRGGLPVQFILQNLDFQKLQDVIPKFLEEARKDPTFQNVDVNLKFNKPELQLTVDRVKAKDLGLSTTDVAGAVQAAFSGRRLAYFIMNGKQYQVIGQVERQDRNKPADIEKLYVRNNRGENIPLSAVVNLTESSSPPTLYHYNRFKSATISASLADGKTIGDGVKSMRAIASKLLDESFQTSLSGPSRDYEESSSNTAFAFGLALMLIYLVLAAQFESFLDPFTIMLTVPLALAGALLSLYIFDQTINIFSQIGMIMLIGLVTKNGILIVEFANKKRENGMSRMQAVVEAATQRLRPILMTSLATSFGALPIALSLGASATSRIPLGIVIVGGIIFSLILTLFVIPAVYTFISGIHKTKTIEVSE, from the coding sequence ATGAATATTTCAGAACTTTCATTGAAACGCCCGGTATTGGCAACAGTTATGAATCTTGCCATTCTGTTATTTGGTGTGGTAGGCTACACTTTTCTTGCATTGCGTGATTATCCGGCTATCGATCCTCCCATTATAAATGTACGTACCAGTTATGTAGGGGCTAATGCTGATATCATTGAAAGCCAGATCACCGAACCAATAGAGAAAGAAGTAAATGGTATTCCGGGTATTAAAAGTATTACTTCATCAAGCCAGGTAGGCTCCAGTAACATTACAGTAGAGTTTAACCTTGATGTAGACCTTGAAACTGCGGCTAATGATGTTCGCGATAAAGTGAGCCAGGCCCAGCGTAGCCTGCCGCAGGATATAGATGCGCCTCCCGTTGTAAGCAAAGCAGATGCTAACGGTGATTTCATTATTCTTATGGCTATACAAAGTCCAACGAAGAGTTTACTGGAGTTGAGCGATTATGCGGAAAATGTGCTTCAGCAAAGACTCCAGACTATTAATAATGTAAGCGCCATTAATATTTTCGGCCAAAAAAGATATGCCATGCGCATCTGGCTGGAGCCGGATAAAATGAGTGCTTTTAATATTTCTTATACAGACATTAATGATGCGCTCAACAAAGAAAATGTTGAAATACCCGCCGGTAAAATTTACGGCAACAATACTGAGTTAACAATAAGAACATTGGGCAGGCTTACAACAGAACAACAATTTAACGATGTTGTTATTACAGAAAATGCTACCGGCATTGTGCGTTTGGGCGATGTGGCTAAAATTGAATTAGGCCCCGAAGTACTTGAGCAATCCTGGAAATATAATGGCGTAAATGCTGTGGGTATTGCGGTAATTCCGCAACCGGGCGCCAATTATGTAAAGATCACAGACGAATTTTATAAACGACTTGCTGAGATAGAACAATCAAATAAAAGCGATATAGTATTCCATGTGCTTAATGACAATTCAAAACTTGTTCGCCAGTCAATCTCAGAAGTGGAAGAAACATTATTGATCTCTTTTAGCCTTGTGGTATTAGTGATACTTTTTTTCTTCAGGAATTTTTTAATAGCTATTCGTCCGCTGATAGATATTCCTATTTCTCTGGTAGCCACATTTTTTATTATGTACCTGGCAGGGTTTTCTATCAATATATTAACGTTGCTGGGTATTGTGCTGGCAACCGGTTTAGTGGTAGATGATGGCATTGTTGTTACGGAAAATATTTTCAGAAAACTGGAGCATGGGTTTCCCATACGTAAAGCAGCATTAGAAGGAAGTAAGGAAATTTTCTTTGCAGTTATTTCTACTTCTATCACACTCGCCGTTGTTTTTTTACCGGTAATATTTTTGGAAGGATTTGTAGGAAGTTTATTTCGTGAGTTTGGTATTGTAGTAGCAGCAGCTGTATTGATCTCCGCTTTTGTATCGCTTACAATAACACCGGTGCTAAATGTGTATTTAACAAGCAAGAATGCACAGCATGGTTGGTTTTACAAAAAAACAGAACCATTCTTTGCAGGCATGGAAAATGGGTATAAACGAACATTGCAAAGATTTATGAAAGTGCGGTGGATGGCATGGGTTATTATCGCCATTTGTGGTATTATTATCTGGTTCGTTGGATCACAGTTGCAAAGTGAACTGGCGCCGATGGAGGATCACAATGTTGTTCGTTTTTCATTGACTGGCCCTGAAGGAACCAGCTATGATAAAATGCAAAGTATCTCAGACAGTGTAGTTAATTTTTTATATGACTCTGTGCCGGAACGGGATTTTGTTTTTGCAGCTACACCAGGCTTCAGTGGAACCGGCGCTAACAGTGGTTTTGGCCGTTTGGGACTTACACCTTCTGCAGATCGTGTAAGAAGCCAAAATGAAATAGCGCAGGACGTTAGCAAAAAAGTTTCCCGCTTTAATGATGCAAGAATCTTTGCCATACAGGAGCAAACTATTGCTGTAGGATTTGGTTCGCGGGGAGGGTTGCCTGTTCAATTTATTTTACAAAACCTCGACTTTCAAAAACTACAGGATGTAATTCCTAAGTTTCTCGAAGAAGCAAGAAAAGATCCAACCTTCCAGAATGTTGATGTGAATTTGAAATTCAATAAACCGGAACTCCAGTTAACGGTAGATCGTGTAAAAGCAAAAGATCTGGGACTTTCCACAACGGATGTAGCGGGTGCTGTGCAGGCTGCATTCAGTGGAAGAAGGCTTGCTTACTTTATCATGAATGGAAAGCAATACCAGGTGATAGGACAGGTAGAAAGACAGGACCGCAACAAACCTGCAGACATAGAAAAATTATATGTACGGAATAACCGCGGTGAAAATATTCCATTGAGTGCCGTAGTTAATTTAACGGAAAGCAGCAGCCCGCCTACATTATATCATTACAACCGTTTTAAGAGTGCAACCATTTCTGCATCACTCGCTGATGGTAAAACAATTGGTGATGGTGTAAAATCAATGCGTGCAATTGCGTCAAAATTATTAGACGAAAGTTTTCAAACATCACTTAGCGGCCCTTCAAGGGATTATGAAGAAAGCTCTTCTAATACAGCTTTCGCATTTGGGCTTGCACTAATGCTCATTTATCTTGTATTGGCCGCACAGTTCGAAAGTTTTCTTGATCCTTTCACTATCATGTTAACAGTGCCATTGGCGTTGGCTGGCGCATTGTTAAGCTTATATATATTCGATCAAACGATCAATATCTTTTCACAGATCGGTATGATCATGCTGATCGGTCTTGTAACAAAGAATGGTATATTGATCGTTGAATTTGCCAACAAAAAAAGAGAGAATGGTATGTCGCGTATGCAGGCAGTTGTAGAAGCTGCAACACAGCGTTTGCGCCCCATCTTAATGACAAGCCTTGCTACTTCTTTTGGTGCATTGCCAATTGCATTAAGTTTAGGAGCATCAGCCACAAGTCGCATACCATTGGGTATTGTAATTGTTGGTGGTATTATATTTTCACTGATACTTACTTTGTTTGTAATACCTGCTGTGTACACATTCATATCCGGTATTCATAAAACAAAAACAATAGAAGTTTCTGAATAA
- a CDS encoding efflux RND transporter periplasmic adaptor subunit, whose protein sequence is MQRFIALLFITTLFFFSCKSKKQAPQTPPASPPVEVDVIVAAGENISNSIEVNGTVVANESAELRPEISGRLTYLNVPEGKPVQQGTVLARINSADLEAQISKSKVQLDLAQQTEERLRKLLDIHGVNQADYDAALNNVNSLKADINYTEALIDKTVIRAPFTGVIGLRQVSPGAYVTPANIIATIQQVNKLKIDFTLPEAYANAVQRGAYIDVLTDEATGKKEKALIIATEPQVDINTRNLKVRAVLESSNANPGSFVKVYVVTGKDRSSVMVPTNAIIPDAMNKKIGTVKNGKAKFVDVETGVRKQGTIEVTKGVQAGDTIIVSGVLFARPNLPVQIRAVKKIDEVVEH, encoded by the coding sequence ATGCAACGCTTCATTGCATTATTATTTATAACAACGCTATTTTTCTTTTCGTGCAAAAGTAAAAAGCAGGCACCTCAAACTCCCCCAGCCTCGCCACCTGTGGAAGTAGATGTAATTGTTGCAGCAGGTGAGAACATCAGCAATTCTATTGAAGTAAACGGAACAGTAGTAGCCAATGAATCTGCGGAACTGCGGCCTGAAATAAGTGGACGGCTTACTTATCTTAATGTTCCTGAAGGTAAGCCGGTTCAGCAAGGTACCGTGCTTGCAAGGATCAACAGTGCAGATCTTGAGGCACAGATAAGCAAAAGTAAAGTGCAGTTAGATCTTGCGCAGCAAACAGAAGAGCGGTTGCGTAAACTACTGGATATACACGGTGTAAACCAGGCTGACTATGATGCTGCATTAAATAATGTAAACAGTTTAAAAGCAGATATAAATTATACAGAAGCGCTCATCGATAAAACAGTGATCCGTGCGCCTTTTACAGGCGTTATAGGTTTGCGCCAGGTAAGCCCAGGGGCTTATGTTACACCTGCTAATATTATTGCTACCATACAACAGGTTAATAAATTAAAAATAGATTTCACTTTGCCGGAAGCATACGCAAATGCTGTGCAGCGCGGCGCTTATATAGATGTACTCACAGATGAAGCTACCGGAAAAAAAGAAAAGGCGCTCATCATTGCAACAGAGCCACAGGTAGATATTAACACACGCAATCTTAAAGTACGTGCAGTGCTGGAATCTTCTAATGCAAACCCGGGTTCGTTTGTAAAAGTTTACGTGGTTACAGGCAAAGACCGCAGCAGTGTAATGGTTCCAACGAATGCAATTATTCCTGACGCAATGAATAAAAAAATTGGTACTGTAAAAAATGGTAAGGCTAAGTTTGTAGATGTAGAAACCGGCGTAAGAAAGCAAGGCACCATTGAAGTAACAAAAGGGGTGCAGGCAGGTGATACAATCATTGTGAGCGGCGTTTTATTTGCACGCCCCAACTTACCGGTACAAATAAGAGCCGTGAAAAAAATTGATGAAGTTGTAGAGCATTAA